The following proteins come from a genomic window of Bos mutus isolate GX-2022 chromosome 28, NWIPB_WYAK_1.1, whole genome shotgun sequence:
- the MMRN2 gene encoding multimerin-2: MILTLLFGLGGPLGWGMLGTWAQAPGTSFSDPHSPQPPGVWRAEAEDSSGDPVRRNWCPYQKSRLVTFIAACKTEKFLVHSQQPCPQGAPNCQKVKVMYRVAHKPVYQVKQKVLASVAWRCCPGFAGPDCQHHDPMAIPEPEDPGDSLQEPWDGPVDFESGHPAAEIRSTVERQERRLGDLQNDIHQMADSLPGLWEAWASNLTVATTEANQTELEFPGRSLEQVLLPHINTFLQGHLSPMWRSFNQSLHSLSQVIRNLSLDVEANQQALKRVQESSVARADFQELGTKFETKVQENAQRVGQLRQDVEDRLHAQHLSLHQSLSEVQTDVDIKLKKLLKAQESVGINSSLVLAAAGAAARPEPESLNARLGQLQRNLSALHVATAHREEALRSTLADMKATLARHVDEIKELYSESDDTFDEISKLQRQVQELEVNHTALRELRVILMEKSLIMEENKEDMERQLLELNLTLQHLQGAHADLIKYVKDCNCQKLYFDLDVIREDQRDTTRALEETQVTLDERRQQDGSSLQALRDTVASLSLAVDTQQAEGERARAEAARLRSQLRALGGEVSALQAAETEIRRDIRQLHSSFSALLEDALRHEAVLAALFGEEVMEEMSEEGPGTLPLRYEQIRVALMDAASGLQEQALGWDALAARVTALEQASGTRRQTARLEPSRAASPEEVGGLAQELQRLSSDMERVGRCCEASWVSSLNSSLEGLRGELSTTERGLERHQRLFHSLFGNFQGLVAANVSLDLQKLQAMLNRKGKKQQKGLEAPKRRDRKQVESLEDARVKGPALWEAGSPVAFYASFSEGTTALQTVKFNTAYVNVGSSYFPEHGYFRAPERGVYLFAVSIEFGPGPGTGQLVFGGHHRTPVYTTEEQRGGSPATTFAMAELQKGERVWFELTQGSIMKRSPPGTAFGGFLMFKT; the protein is encoded by the exons ATGATCCTGACACTGCTGTTTGGCCTGGGGGGGCCCCTGGGCTGGGGGATGCTGGGGACCTGGGCACAGGCCCCTGGTACCAGTTTCTCTGATCCACACAGCCCCCAGCCACCTGGAGTCTGGAGGGCAGAGGCGGAGGACTCCAGCGGGGACCCTGTCAGACG taactgGTGCCCCTACCAGAAGTCCAGACTGGTCACCTTCATAGCTGCTTGCAAAACCGAGAAATTCCTCGTCCACTCACAGCAGCCATGTCCGCAGGGGGCTCCAAACTGCCAGAAGGTCAAAGTCAT GTACCGTGTGGCCCACAAGCCGGTGTACCAGGTCAAGCAGAAGGTGCTGGCCTCCGTGGCCTGGAGGTGCTGCCCGGGCTTTGCGGGCCCCGACTGCCAGCATCACG ATCCCATGGCAATCCCTGAGCCTGAAGATCCAGGTGATAGCCTCCAGGAGCCTTGGGATGGGCCAGTTGACTTTGAATCTG GTCATCCAGCTGCAGAGATCCGCAGCACAGTGGAGCGGCAGGAACGCCGACTGGGAGATCTCCAGAATGACATCCATCAGATGGCAGACAGCCTCCCAGGCCTGTGGGAAGCCTGGGCAAGCAACCTCACAGTGGCAACAACTGAGGCAAATCAAACAGAGCTTG AGTTTCCAGGCAGATCCTTGGAGCAAGTGCTACTGCCCCACATCAACACCTTCCTGCAAGGACATCTCAGCCCGATGTGGAGAAGCTTCAACCAAAGCCTGCACAGCCTCTCCCAGGTCATAAGAAACTTATCTCTTGACGTGGAGGCCAACCAACAGGCCCTCAAGAGGGTCCAGGAGAGCTCTGTGGCCAGAGCTGACTTCCAGGAGCTTGGTACCAAATTTGAGACCAAGGTCCAGGAGAACGCCCAGAGGGTGGGCCAGCTGAGGCAGGACGTGGAGGACCGCCTGCACGCCCAACACCTGTCCCTGCACCAGTCCCTCTCGGAGGTCCAGACCGACGTGGACATCAAGTTGAAGAAGCTCCTTAAAGCCCAGGAGTCTGTGGGGATCAACAGCAGCCTGGTCCtggcagcagcaggggcagcagCAAGGCCGGAGCCAGAGAGTCTGAACGCCAGGCTGGGCCAGCTGCAGAGGAACCTCTCGGCCCTGCATGTGGCCACTGCCCACAGGGAGGAGGCGCTACGGAGCACCCTGGCAGACATGAAGGCCACCCTGGCCCGGCACGTGGACGAGATCAAGGAGCTGTACTCGGAATCTGATGACACCTTCGATGAGATCAGCAAGCTGCAGCGGCAGGTGCAGGAGCTGGAGGTGAACCACACGGCGCTGCGAGAGCTGCGGGTGATCCTGATGGAGAAGTCACTGATCATGGAGGAGAACAAGGAGGACATGGAGCGGCAGCTCCTGGAGCTCAACCTGACCCTCCAGCACCTCCAGGGCGCCCACGCGGACCTCATCAAGTACGTCAAGGACTGCAACTGCCAGAAGCTCTACTTCGACCTGGATGTCATCCGGGAGGACCAAAGGGACACCACGCGAGCCCTGGAAGAGACCCAGGTGACTCTGGACGAGCGGCGGCAGCAGGACGGCTCCTCCCTGCAGGCCCTGCGCGACACGGTGGCCTCCCTGTCGCTGGCCGTGGACACGCAGCAGGCAGAGGGTGAGCGGGCGCGCGCTGAGGCGGCTCGGCTCCGGAGCCAGCTGCGTGCCCTGGGCGGCGAGGTGAGCGCGCTGCAGGCCGCTGAGACCGAGATCCGCCGCGACATCCGCCAGCTGCACAGCTCCTTCTCCGCCCTGCTGGAGGACGCGCTGCGGCACGAGGCCGTGCTGGCCGCTCTTTTCGGGGAGGAGGTGATGGAGGAGATGTCCGAGGAGGGGCCCGGCACGCTGCCCCTGCGCTACGAACAGATTCGCGTCGCCCTGATGGACGCGGCCAGCGGGCTGCAGGAGCAGGCTTTAGGCTGGGACGCGCTGGCCGCCAGGGTGACTGCCTTGGAACAGGCCTCGGGGACCCGCCGGCAAACCGCGCGTTTGGAGCCCAGCCGGGCCGCTTCACCAGAGGAGGTCGGTGGGCTGGCGCAGGAGCTCCAGCGCCTGAGCTCGGACATGGAGCGTGTGGGTCGGTGCTGTGAGGCCTCCTGGGTCTCCTCCCTCAACAGCTCCCTCGAGGGCCTTCGCGGGGAGCTCTCCACAACTGAGCGCGGCTTGGAGAGGCACCAGCGCCTCTTCCACAGCCTCTTTGGGAACTTCCAAGGGCTCGTGGCAGCCAACGTCAGCCTGGACCTGCAGAAGCTGCAGGCCATGCTGAACAGGAAAGGGAAGAAGCAGCAGAAAGGCCTGGAAGCTCCCAAGAGGAGGGATCGGAAGCAAGTGGAATCTTTAGAGGATGCGCGAGTCAAAGGGCCAGCGCTTTGGGAGGCAG gctcccctgtggcCTTCTACGCCAGCTTTTCAGAAGGGACCACTGCTCTGCAGACAGTGAAGTTCAACACTGCTTACGTCAACGTCGGCAGCAGCTACTTCCCTGAACACGGCTACTTCCGAGCCCCTGAGCGTGGGGTCTATCTGTTTGCAGTGAGCATTGAATTTGGCCCAGGGCCAGGCACCGGGCAGCTGGTGTTTGGAGGTCACCATCGGACCCCTGTCTATACCACTGAGGAGCAGAGGGGTGGGAGCCCAGCAACAACCTTTGCTATGGCTGAGCTGCAAAAGGGTGAGAGAGTGTGGTTTGagctaacccagggatcgataaTGAAGAGAAGCCCGCCAGGCACTGCATTTGGgggcttcctgatgttcaagaccTGA
- the SNCG gene encoding gamma-synuclein, producing MSPWESEGHQHGGGRKRVRRKRPDEPRGTCCPSMWAAGTRGHSCLLSVSHRWAVGASRQPQGQRLQQHSSQLRSQLIWGVRLPSLPTAMDVFKKGFSIAKEGVVGAVEKTKQGVTEAAEKTKEGVMYVGAKTKEGVVQSVTSVAEKTKEQANAVSEAVVSSVNTVATKTVEEVENIAVTSGVVHKEALKQPVPSQEDEAAKAEEQVAEETKSGGD from the exons ATGTCCCCGTGGGAGTCAGAAGGGCACCAGCATGGAGGTGGAAGGAAGCGCGTCAGGAGGAAGCGGCCAGATGAGCCTCGGGGAACCTGCTGCCCATCCATGTGGGCGGCCGGGACGCGGGGGCACTCGTGCCTACTCAGCGTCTCTCACCGCTGGGCTGTGGGAGCCAGCAG GCAGCCGCAGGGACAGAGGCTGCAGCAGCACTCAAGCCAGCTCCGGTCACAGCTCATCTGGGGAGTCAGACTCCCATCCCTGCCCACCGCCATGGACGTCTTCAAGAAGGGTTTCTCCATTGCCAAGGAGGGTGTGGTGGGTGCCGTGGAAAAGACCAAGCAGGGAGTGACAGAGGCAGCTGAGAAGACCAAGGAGGGTGTCATGTATGTGG GAGCTAAGACCAAAGAGGGTGTTGTGCAGAGTGTGACTTCAG TGGCTGAGAAGACCAAGGAGCAGGCCAACGCTGTGAGTGAGGCCGTGGTCTCCAGTGTTAACACCGTGGCCACCAAGACTGTGGAGGAGGTGGAGAACATTGCAGTCACCTCTGGAGTGGTGCACAAG GAGGCCCTGAAGCAACCTGTCCCCTCACAGGAGGATGAGGCGGCCAAAGCGGAAGAGCAAGTGGCTGAGGAG ACCAAGAGTGGGGGAGATTAG
- the ADIRF gene encoding adipogenesis regulatory factor yields the protein MASKGLQDLKKQVEGAAQEAVTSAGTAVQQVVDQATEAGQKAMDQVAKTTQETIDQTANQASETFSGFGKKLGLLK from the exons ATGGCCAGCAAGGGCTTGCAGGACCTGAAGAAGCAAGTGGAGGGGGCGGCCCAGGAAGCGG TGACATCGGCCGGAACAGCGGTTCAGCAAGTGGTGGATCAGGCCACAGAAGCAGGGCAGAAAG ccaTGGACCAGGTTGCCAAGACTACCCAGGAAACCATCGACCAGACTGCTAACCAGGCCTCTGAGACTTTCTCGGGTTTTGGGAAAAAACTTGGCCTCCTGAAATGA